A window of Phaseolus vulgaris cultivar G19833 chromosome 4, P. vulgaris v2.0, whole genome shotgun sequence genomic DNA:
CTAGCATGAGTGCTCTATCTGGGTCAGGGATTGAAACCATGGTTGCCATTCCCAATAACCAACTTTCTGAGATGAATGACTATGATCGTGCCATGCAGTGGGTGAAGAAAAATGTCACAAGTTACAACTTCAGGGGTGGAGTTAACATCAAGTGAGTTACAtaactttctttttaattttgaggGAGTGTAGAATGTTAGTAAGAAGTTATGTAATATGTTTCAATAATGAATCCGATCTGAGTGTTAATTTGGTTTCATATTTTGCTTGTTAATTTGGATTCTTTCTTGATATGAGTTTCTTTGTGATCAAATCTCatacataataaaaatgtaCATTAAAAATTAAGTACATTATTgagataaaattttattcaGATCGAAAAATAGTGTATAACTTTCATTTTCTACTTTTTATCTTATGGTTAAAGTATAATTACCGTGTGACTGTATGCAAATTGGCCTTCACTGGATCTAAGAAGGAGACACAGAAAAGTGACCTGATGTTGTACCTTTTTCTGAATATAGATTCTATTTTTCGGTACTTGTGGTGTGGCTTCTTGTGAGAGTGTTTAGAAAAAGCGATTTTAATTGACCGATTCAACTTCTAGATCTGTAGAACTAATTATTTCCTTTGTGACTAGAAAATCATTTTAAGTTTTacacttttaattttgagaaaactCATTGCACATCTTCTTTCCCATCTTTAataaatggaagaaaaaaaacattggtCTTAAAGAAATGTTGAAAGACATAAACAAAGAGATGGaaggaagagaagaaagaaTTGTTATTGTTTTGAGTGTTGCGACTTGGAAGAAGAACTTGTGTGCTACTCCAtcttggttttcttttccttttgcaattgcTCAAGAAATTTGAGATCCAAAAGTATGGATAAATGTTCTGTCTTTGAAACTTTTTCTCAATTCTGATTTTTGAACTAGGTAGTTCCAATGAATAATGCATGTTGGTTTTGTTTATATTTGAATTCCAATGAACTAAGTGTTTATTTTTCACTCCATCTTTATTCTTTCAAAGGTATGTAGCAGTTGGGAACGAGCCATTTTTGAGATCCTACAATGGTTCATTCATGAAAGTCACCTTCCCTGCATTACAGAACATTCAAAATGCCCTGAATGAAGTTGGTGTAGGAGACTCCATAAAAGCCACAGTGCCCTTAAACGCTGATGTGTATGAGTCTCCAATAAACAACCCTGTTCCATCAGCTGGAATGTTTAGGCCTGATATAAGTGAGCTAATGATTCAAATTGTGCAATTTTTGGCCAAGAACAATGCACCATTCACAGTGAACATTTACCCCTTCTTGAGCCTCTATGGGAATGACAATTTCCCTTTTGACTATGCCTTCTTTGATGGGGTGGCCAATCCCATAAATGATAATGGGGTTTCATACACCAATGTCTTTGATGCAAACTTTGACACCTTGGTCTCTGCCCTCCAAAAAGTGGGGTATGGGGACATGCCAATTTTGGTAGGAGAGGTAGGATGGCCAACAGATGGGGACAAAAATGCCAATGTAGGCAATGCTTTTAGGTTCTACAATGGGCTTCTACCAAGGCTTGCACTGAATAAAGGGACCCCACTTAAGCCAAAATATATTGAAGTTTATCTTTTTGGGCTCATTGATGAAGATGCCAAAAGCATTGACCCAGGGAACTTTGAGCGCCATTGGGGAATTTTTAAGTATGATGGAAAGCCTAAGTTTCCAATGGACCTTTCTGGAAAAGGCCCAAAAAAGCTACTAGTTGGTGCTCAAAATGTGCACTATCTTGATCCAAAGTGGTGCATGTTCAACCCTGAGACACAGGACATAAGCAAACTTGCTGATAACATAAATTATGCTTGCACACTTGCTGATTGCACTGCTCTTGGATATGGATCTTCTTGCAACAACTTGGATGCAAATGGGAATGCCTCATATGCCTTTAACATGTATTACCAGACACAGGATCAGAATGACTTGGCCTGCAATTTTGAAGGTTTGGCAAGGCTTACAACAACCAACATTTCAACACCATCTTGCAACTTTATTCTTCAGATCAATCCTTCCCTATCCCCTTCTCTCAGGCCCCCAATAGTAGCTTTCTTATCTATCACTCTACCCTTGATTTTAATGTTGTAGGGTCTTGTACATACATTATTATTATAGGTAGCAGGTATAGTATAGGGATTTTTATCATTCTGACAGCAATttcatttattaattatcaaattTCATAACTTAAATTTGATAACTTATGTCAacaattttgataattttttaccTGTTTGGGTGATTATCTTGTCAAATTGCACGAGAATAGTAAAAACAAATCCCTACTATATACATACATGTGATCATGAGTTGTTGTACTTGAGATATTCTGAATGTTTCAACATTCATTTCCTGAAGAACTTTTTTACTTGAACATTATAGATCAGACgaaaaaagttgtttttttctCAAGTCTTAATGCATTTGACTTTTTATTCTGTGATCTAATTCTGGTGTCTTCACATGTGTCTGGGAAATACCATGCTAGTGTATGTATAACTGGTGACATCAAAGCATTGAGAATAGTTTTAaggattattaaaataaattattttcattgttAATAGAAAAATCAACCGACAATTACACGATTAAAAGATTATAAATTGGTAGATATGTCAACTGCTTTCTTCTTCATTAACCACTAAAATTCTTTACTTTACTTTACATGAACAGGATCTTAAATAATTAGATGCGAGaatcaaatataatatttacaagAAAAGTgcttagataaaaaaaaaaagagagagagagaatgttTTAACCGGAAAATCAATACACCGACTAATTTTATGTTTAGAGATaaagttttgaaaacaaaaGAACGTTTACTTgtgattttattttctgtttttatttataaaatttctaacttatttctttatttttcaaatattcgTAAAAGGACagagaaaacaaataaaagtcATTTGCAGTGctttcaatttaaatatttgaaaacgaATAAAAAGAAAGTGAcaattttggaattaaaaacctaaaaaaaaaaacgcTGTAGATTTGTTCCTCTTATTCTTAGGTGAAAGTAGAAGTGAGGAGCATATGGATATTGTAATGGAGGAAGGTAGTGCATGCCAACTGCAAAGTTCAAATTTCAAACAAAATAGCTCTCTCACGTGCTTACAGTCTTAGAATATGATACTGAGTGGAACAAAATCGTGACGTTGACAAGGAAATTTTCAAAGCACAAAAGGATCAAAATTTGGAAAATGGAGCAATATTGAAAAATCCAAGAAGCCACTAATGAGTGTATGTCAATATTATAGAAGCAAAAGCTTTGAGCAAAGATAAAAAGGCTTTTCTAACAATGTTAAAAGATTTAAAACAACACAACaaaattagattaaaaataattagttactatattagttaaattagatactaatttagaaactaaaaaaagttaCTGATATCTAAttgtggtttctattattaataaaaatattataaaatactttttaaattggtatctaaattagttacaaaagttttagctactaaaattttatattctaaattagtctctaaaaggctaatagagactaatttagaacataagtagttagtagctaaaatcttgatagctaatattagatatcaatttagaaactactttataaatttttattaataatagaaactattttagatattaataattttttagtttataaaatggtctctaatttagtaaatatagtgattaattattttagtctctaaaattagtttatttttaacgatttttttgtagtgctaGCAAGGTCCAAAGTTTGTTAAAAGGTTTGATTGGTAAGGATAACAAAtaagaaaacacaaaaataagaaacacaagaataagattgaaagaaaacaattaaaatagattttcaCAATATACCACataagggagagagagagagagcgcGAGAGAAATTAAGTTAAGATAATATCATAAAACTAGTTAAGTGTAAACAACAATAAATGTCTACATTAGATGGTTTGTCTAAATACATCATTATTAGAGTGTCTATAATAGACTATACTATGCTTATTTCCATCAAACAATTAGGATTAACAAATGAACTCCTCCCACAAGGTACCATATACTTATATAGTTATACATATAGTAGCCTATATATAGAAATTAAGGAAAGGAAATAATAGAAAATTGATAAGACAACTAAATGTAAATAACAGTAAATGTCTACATTAGATGGTTTGTATGAACACATCATTATTAGATTGTCTCTAATAGATGATACTCTATACCTCTTTCCATCAGACAATTAGGGTAGCAAATGAAACTGTCTTGCAGGGTATTGTTTAAACTTGTCCCGATTTTGGTGGAGAATCTCCACATTGACCGGGTACGAGTATGGGTATGAGTAATATCCAATAGATATGACGATGAATTTTTACTAAATGTAAATAACAGTAAATGTCTACATTAGATGGTTTGTATGAACACATCATTATTAGATTGTCTCTAATAGATGATACTCTATACCTCTTTCCATCAGACAATTAGGGTAGCAAATGAAACTGTCTTGCAGGGTATTGTTTAAACTTGTCCCGATTTTGGTGGAGAATCTCCACATTGACCGGGTACGAGTATGGGTATGAGTAATATCCAATAGATATGACGATGAATTTTTACTAAATGTAAATAACAGTAAATGTCTACATTAGATGGTTTGTATGAACACATCATTATTAGATTGTCTCTAATAGACGATACTCTATACCTCTTTCCATCAGACAATTAGGGTAGCAAATGAAACTGTCTTGCAGGGTATTGTTTAAACTTGTCCCGATTTTGGTGGAGAATCTCCACATTGACCGGGTACGAGTATGGGTATGAGTAATATCCAATAGATATGACGATGAATTTTTACTACATGGATGAGGATATGATAGTCAAACTCACACCCAACCAGAAAGTTGTTGTTGAGACAACTAAGttcaaataacaataaatgTCTACATTTGATGATTTGTCTAAACACACCATTACTAGATTGTCTCTAGTAAACGATACCATGCTCCCTTTCATAAGACAATATCATTGTTTGATTGAGCTTTTTAGGAGACTATCAGTTGAACATGATTCAGAGTCAATCCAACATCATCTTCTTTTGTCCTCCAACGAAAAATTAATCGACTTCAAGCACCATTGAACCTCGATCTTGGCAAGGACTTTGAAAACACATATGCGAGATTGTCCTCCGAAGGTATCTTCTCTATTTTGATCTCCCCAAACTCAACAATAAAAACATACTCAAAAAGGGACTTTCTGGTATCAACATTCCCAATAGATGACACTAATTGTTGGGTTCCTTGAGTTGATATACTAGGGAGAGTTAGTACTTAGCATGGGAGATGTGAATCCGATGAGTCTCGACTCATGAGCTAACTCATATAGAAAATTGACCTACCATAACCTCCAACCCAAAACTTAAGACATTAGATTTGTGGGTCCTTTTCCTCAGATATTGCTCACAACACTCATCTCCAATCAATGTGGAACTCTTGATTCTACATTTAAATTCCTCACAATCCTCCACACATTGCAAACTCCTTCACCATGAAAGTGTTTTACCCACGAGCCTTCTACTTGTATAACACTTCACACAGACAAAGTCAATTGTTGGGCTTGCAATAATAACTAACAAGAAAACACAAGAATaagattgaaagaaaacatttttattgAGACTAAAATGTTCTATACACAAAGTTTCACAAGATACCATATGTATATTTTCTatacacaaaaaaaataatagaaaatcatTAAGACAACTAAGCCTAAACAACAATAAATGTCTACACatcataattttcaaaaaaaaacaCCACTATTATATTGTCTAATTACACATTTTTCTACTTCGTTCCATCAGACAATATTATCGTTTAATTAAACTTTTCAATAAATTGTGTATTAAACATGATTTAGAATCAACCATGTTAGTAACATGATTTGATGATTTGAAATTTGGATTCTGGATGGTATAACATGGATAACATGATTACTTTGAATTCAGGATTGTAGTACTTGGATAACATGTTTTTGAACTTCAAAACTGGAATTGTAATTTGTTGTGTACAACTTTGAATAAATGGATCGTAACACATTTAGCAAAACAATAGTTGAATAATATttcaacataaattttaaatctcaaaccatgatttgagtaAAAATGGGGAACTGGAAAAACAGAAGTTCTTCCTTGCATATTACAAGCTATAATCTGCACTTGTTTTAGTACTTTTGAAAGTCTGCTTCATATGGCTCATAATATTTGTTTCCAAATAATTTGTTCCTTACTTTTCAAGTTTGGTTACACATGAAAGTATGTAGTAACATCACTTTACTACTTCTCAGAAGATAGAACACTCATTCTCATCTCCATGACtctcttgtgtgaattggaatGCAAATAGCTAACAAAAGTAGGGCTCTTGGCTGGCCTATACTCTGGCAACAACCTTCCAGACTTGTACCTCACACCACATGCATTACATAGTGTCTTTGGACCCAATGGTCCTGCCCTCCACTGTGGGGTCCTCTGAGACAGACAATGTGTGCACCTTCTGGGAATTGGGTGCTgcccattattattattactactattGTTAACTTCAACCTCATCACAACACTCCCCCAATTTCTCCTTCCTCACCACAATCTCCACTTTCACTTCTTGCTCATCCTTCTTCTTTGGGACAATGAGTTCACTATCAGCCAACCAATAGGCTTGTTTCAAGAGAGGAGGGTCAGAACACAACACTTCAGAGCTAAAATTATGCGACCATGTGCTTAGAGTGTGTTTTGTCCTAGGTGCTGAAAGCCTCTTCCTCTTGCTCCTGGCTTTCCCTGGCACAACAAAATTCTGCAAATGACAGTAACTTTGTTGGGGTCTTTGCATTGTGCTCGAAGGCTTGCTGCTAGTGCTTGTGGTTTGAACACCAGTGGGTGCCAAAAGGCAACTTGGCTTACTGGAAAAACAGTCTTCCACAAACACAGACAACCATTCCATGCCAAAATCCACTTCCTGCTCACATTTTAGGTTCCAAAATACAGTTCAATTTAGTAGGAACAATCACACCAGACAGCATATAAACACATACATATACATACACACCAACAAATAATAAAACttgattaaattgtttctttagtccatgtaaaaattaaaaattttagtCTTATATACACATAGAACTGAAGTTTTGATTCTGGGAGAAGAATTTCTGTCACCCTGTCAGTATGAAATTGCCACAAAACCCCCAAAACATTTTTCTCATATAAGACTGGAAGGTAAAACGGAAACAACCAAGTGAACAGATTAACCTTAAAACATTATAAAGTATTTGCAAATTGTATATGTATTCACACAAAAGAATCTCTCCCTCAGCACTGAAATCAAAAGGGGAGTGGTCTACAAGGAAAACCCATGTGGTAAAACTAGGAAACAGGAAGCAAGGCCAAAAAACTGTATGAAACAAGTGCCAAAAGCAGCAAAATAGAAAGTAACGAATAGGCCAAAACAAACTAACCATGTTCTGATGTGAGAAAAGGTCATCAAGGGTGGGAAGCTCACTAGAAACTGATACATTTCGGCAAACATCCATGTCCATGAGCAAGAGAGTGAAGCTGAGAAGATtagtaagaagaagaaaaaggagaaaaacaaAGTTAAGTTTGAGTTTGTGTTACATGTCACGCTACTCAACACTCTCTTTATGGTCCTCAGAGTTTTTGTCGGCAGATAAAGGCTAAAGAAAGAAAACagatcaaattttcaaaaatcaatcTGCGAGAAAGTTAACATCCCTGTCTCATGCACACACTCACCAATCAACATCTCTCGTTTTTCATTACCATGTTTACCCCATAACATCAATTATCTTTATGCACCCTTTATTACCTTATGTTATTCCACCGtgtcttcttccttttctcatcAAAATACTCACACAGTAAAGTAATATTGCATGGTTGTTTTTCCGTCAATGCAGCCTCTCTGTTCACAATTATTAAGACACATTTCTTCATTTGCATGTGTTCAAGCATCTACAAACATATAATTATCagagttaaatatatattttaaagagtATAACTAAGGTTTAATTGAACATTTTCTCACTTAAttgttatcattattatttagtGAATTTATTATCCAAGTTTTCTTGCTTTtcagtaaatttaaaataaataaaaaagtgtttCAATATGAATCGCTAACATTTCTTTGTAGTTTTTTTTCTCAACATTTGTATTTCAAGATAATTCTTATTTcctaaaaaatagtaattattaaaatactaaaatatattaattttattcaactaaaatattattgttaaaattttataatttcattgtgaattcatttaaatattttttatgggaTACTAGTAAATGAAAATATTGTTCCAAAAATACTTATACAATGTTAAAGACCATTGTGCCCGGATCAAAAAGACCATTTTGTACCAAAAAAGGTTATTAAGGACACTAcagtataatttatttatttattttgaaaacaattataacatatatttttactttatatttcttaaaaatttcgtgtgtaaataataaaaatgatttttcttGTGTTTTTGTATTGCAAATATGACTCTCTTTTAGTTGTacttttgtaaaataaattattactttaGATCCTGACAAATTTTAATACTGTTCTAGTGCTACCCAGAACCCTAGTTTGTCAGTTTTAAAATGATTAATGAAATAGAATTAATTTGAATTAtgaagataataaaaaaatttaaattatttcatgtacaaaattttgttaaataattcatttattatttatacaaataggatatttgtaaaaaaattattttcacaattttttaaatatgttataaacattggttttattgcttttttatattgttttttactttttaattaataatttattctttattatcctattaaaaataaatttcaaaaattatttttaatatatatacactacaagaaaatcattaaataaaaatcaattttagacacaaaaaataattagttactatattgactaaattagatattattttaaaagttaaaaaaattattggtatctagattagtttatattattgataaatagtttctaaattggtatctaaatagctaccaatgttttaactatcaattttaaaatataaataattagtaattaaaaccttgtagctaattaaatatcaaattagaaactatttatcaataatataaactaatttatataccaataatttttctagtctataaaataatatttaattttatataacaactaataaaattgatttttatttagtatCAATTTTGAttaagactcacaatttcttgtttttctttttcttttctcccttctttctcttttttgctttatttttttataaatctcttattaaaatttgtttcatTTCTTCATTATTCTTTCTCTTTAGTACATTTAAAAATTTCCATTTTCTCTTTAGGTCCTTCCTCTAACTTctctttatctttattttccaaaatttaatCTCTTTTAGATCTAATCACATTTTGTAGTAACCAAAGAGTTAATGATCATTTACACTCGATCAATCTGTTTTTCAATTGGAGTAAGTATCTATTTGTTCTTATTACGAGGAatctctatttttttctttcttttgaatttgtcATAAATTTTGGTGGATTAGTTGAGAAAGTAATCCTCTCAATTTTGTTAAGCTTGTATTAACTTTTTGttatatttgaataatttacTTTAAGTCTCTAGATTTTGAAAGATTCTATTACTTGAGCTGGAAATTTATTGAGAGCAAGAAAGGGAAGTTATCATTGAAAATCTTTTGATGATAAATTTGAAATAGGATTTGATTTAGTTGTGATGAGTGTTTTGATTGATTTGgtggtgatttttttttttttatcagcaggTGGTGATTTCTTAAGTTACTTATTTGAGACTTAAATGTgattttaactatattttttgttttagttggaaaataaataactaTCAAATAAGGAAAactattttgaattataaatgAATTTGCTTCTATTTATGAAATACCTCTTGATTGTCATTGATGTTGCAATTGTTGAGTTTGTGACTTAATATGTTGGATTGAATTtgattaagaaaatattattggaaatattattatcatttgaAATTTGTGATGATGAAATTGTAATTTATACTGGTAAAACGAGATTTAGAAATATGAATATGGCTtatgtaaacttttaaaattgtgaTGACTTGTGATATGATTCAATATTGTACAACAAGAAAATATATTTGTGTGTTATTTTAAAGTTagatgataaataaataaaacaagagATTGCGAACTTCGAAAGTTTAATTGTGAcgtattatatttatatatatatatatatatggagagatatttttattattaatcacctttatataaaaatgataaatacatATAATGTATTATATAAGATATAAATGATCTAtagttattttttctaaataatgttttattaaaaattagacTATTTAGcaaaaattatataaagttCATCgttcataatatattaaaaaaaaaattatagaagtaGTAAGGGTGAAGCAAAAGACAAGCTGTTAGTGTGATGGTCATTACGCCAAttcaaatattttgaaaaaattgcttacagataaaaaaaagtaattaaaccTCTTAGATTTGATTAAGAAAAAGTGATAAAGTGTAAGGGTAATAATAAGTTGGAATTAGGTctaatttgttttataaaattaaaaagtttaagTGTCGTTTGTGATTGTCGTAACCTTACTTTTTATTGCTTGGTAAGCTTTTTTGAAGACCCATTTCACATTATATGTAAAATATCGAAAAAGGTATGATAAGCTTATGAGGAAAAAAATgatatgttaaaaaattataaactataaagtaattattattcAAGATAGgagaaaaaactaaaaataaggagattaaaatttataagaatTAAAGTTTAATGTTCTTAAACCCCCTAAATATAAGATTACATAATTAAATAGTTTagatttaaatattaaacttttgtgatattattctttctccatacattatatatatatatatatatatatcatttttccaattaaaatttaataattttcactGAATTAACCAAAATTctcaatatttttgaaattattttgcatttaagagaaaaaaagtaTAATACATCAATACTAAATCTACTAAAATTATgaagataatttatttaaaagtcTATTTTAGGGTAAGACTTTTAGAAAAgatcaatat
This region includes:
- the LOC137837334 gene encoding glucan endo-1,3-beta-glucosidase 8-like → MGKGWFLRWVFVVIGVMGWWGVEGLGVNWGTQATHQLRADTVVEMLKDNGIQKVKLFDADESSMSALSGSGIETMVAIPNNQLSEMNDYDRAMQWVKKNVTSYNFRGGVNIKYVAVGNEPFLRSYNGSFMKVTFPALQNIQNALNEVGVGDSIKATVPLNADVYESPINNPVPSAGMFRPDISELMIQIVQFLAKNNAPFTVNIYPFLSLYGNDNFPFDYAFFDGVANPINDNGVSYTNVFDANFDTLVSALQKVGYGDMPILVGEVGWPTDGDKNANVGNAFRFYNGLLPRLALNKGTPLKPKYIEVYLFGLIDEDAKSIDPGNFERHWGIFKYDGKPKFPMDLSGKGPKKLLVGAQNVHYLDPKWCMFNPETQDISKLADNINYACTLADCTALGYGSSCNNLDANGNASYAFNMYYQTQDQNDLACNFEGLARLTTTNISTPSCNFILQINPSLSPSLRPPIVAFLSITLPLILML
- the LOC137837335 gene encoding GATA transcription factor 9-like, with translation MDMDVCRNVSVSSELPTLDDLFSHQNMEVDFGMEWLSVFVEDCFSSKPSCLLAPTGVQTTSTSSKPSSTMQRPQQSYCHLQNFVVPGKARSKRKRLSAPRTKHTLSTWSHNFSSEVLCSDPPLLKQAYWLADSELIVPKKKDEQEVKVEIVVRKEKLGECCDEVEVNNSSNNNNGQHPIPRRCTHCLSQRTPQWRAGPLGPKTLCNACGVRYKSGRLLPEYRPAKSPTFVSYLHSNSHKRVMEMRMSVLSSEK